The proteins below come from a single Pieris brassicae chromosome 1, ilPieBrab1.1, whole genome shotgun sequence genomic window:
- the LOC123707366 gene encoding zinc finger MYM-type protein 3, producing MDEKEGIAESSSEVEKDALTEEAQKVDHLKNETDIEHEKSDDKTYTVSELENNEPNSISIESNDSNDIQSTVHNKCNDVFKSDDIQGTVPNTGEEVIESDDILSPVPNKIDELIESDDCRNAVANKCDEHIESDDFKNVVVNKCDVSNKIDDSQSSDTIASEGQISEPIGDSESKHDEPNVIVDKDEDPVPKEESIPSAEPIPIEAINSPSLCETIQDQESEPEKQVSEESKITDESDINKVESEQNVDESDKDELKEIVKEISEKDLEAAGPSTEDTNQDIDETNQDSLTEVSETSQDKVQKPQFETAPNVSIDDSQDDHTEALDPFDALLKDTNDPPAETSTQTVDASLNIDDDDDHNVDNHIESVDGEDDHQPDDSDHAEPGADEEVCLLPDTEREISEADKQEAEKALAEKRRQAEAEAMATHPKQESGPETCEDTSQNNDTTETAEATVDGNEIAAEKENDEQDGNSDGQALTVQEVSCSVNTTCSVCDEQHMCSYLAIVDDKQQYFCSKSCVRTFQQSFNEATVCILQDKFLIDEIVPKEYTCSECEEQKICYFYYKYEGEDTYYCSLKCLHSMMADEVEKYSFKRQKIFLDEKKTENVECINCQSVGTCEYSATRYGEAMYLCSSQCLKNFNKLENGRYSVSKTAPVTRTNPPLLKLKVISNATDKYLGEAYKIQAKTPASLQTAREERDRTFLRICRNCFKILNDKMLTWETMDFCNKVCLGRYQNKIGSKCAYCKSSVPPTSLGKYCVRFGYDIRQFCNSRCLEEFKKGLKICCYCQRDISVGHEGFLAPVGDKGQFKDFCSQHCMEKFDQMSKNVSPQPVWAKCAVCSLEKATTIEVEDTNSACQRLCSDPCFAAFKFVNNFLPDQCRWCKKYFERNVNKKYFTIYDDSTPIPFCSKSCINIYISNSRHIVPCNWCKVKKYNFDMIQWSHDNQTIMMCSLSCLNLYEVSVNAVSSRRKKCDMCKRVALAQYHLTMSDATVRNFCTYQCVLSFQSQYKEAVPMISEHGDAQAVPTGTPRRSYTTKVTAQTKAQTRSTSGMPVISNVQSLATPPLIPTPTRAKSKRLQQIQAPEPEPPTIPETPPPPPKPPTPPPPPPPKIFNHVIVKTLPPHEVANKGTMAKPMMVSKGISCRPHPCTKECQTDSSLERKVLIPVPVPIYVPVPCAMWSLPFPVPVPIPLPIPTPVFIPTTRNSAKGIMKEINKIHDKMPTDPFEAEILMMAEMVAGDKKKDQSDSDTDEENEGFSPVAGIDGNNAFGEDMLQMALKMATEYEEQPVDLESAMTANTITPSSHPGMPGLEGEGMHHHHMMVLEQQRAVAALRASQPARKRAPPAPPPRPSRSSKRRREPAPPAPEPPREPVEKPDANMCLKYTFGVNAWKQWVMTKNAEIEKSSIRRKPFKSEILQLTADELNYSLCLFVKEVRKPNGSEYAPDTIYYLVLGIQQYLFENGRIDNIFTDPYYEKFTDCLDEVARKFSVLYNDSQYIVTRVEEEHLWESKQLGAHSPHVLLSTLMFFNTKHFNLVTVDEHMQLSFSHIMKHWKRNPNQPGQAKIPGARNVLLRFYPPQSALEANSRKKKVYEQQENEENPLRCPVKLYEFYISKCPESVRTRNDVFYLQPERSCVPDSPVWYSTQPLSRHALAKMLHRVKMVKEINIALLTS from the exons ATGGATGAAAAGGAAGGTATTGCCGAAAGTTCCTCTGAGGTGGAGAAGGATGCTTTAACAGAGGAAGCACAAAAAGTAGATCACCTGaaaaatgaaacagatattgaACATGAAAAAAGTGATGATAAAACTTATACTGTTAgtgaattagaaaataatgaacCTAATAGCATAAGTATTGAATCCAATGACAGTAATGATATTCAAAGTACTGTACACAATAAATGTAACGATGTTTTCAAAAGTGATGATATTCAGGGTACTGTGCCCAACACAGGTGAGGAAGTCATTGAGAGTGATGATATTTTAAGTCCTGTCCCCAACAAAATTGATGAACTCATTGAGAGTGATGATTGTAGAAATGCTGTAGCTAACAAATGTGATGAACACATCGAGAgtgatgattttaaaaatgttgtagttaACAAATGTGATGTAAGTAACAAAATTGATGATAGTCAAAGTTCTGACACCATTGCTAGTGAAGGCCaaatttctgaaccaattggTGATAGTGAATCTAAACATGATGAACCTAATGTTATTGTCGATAAAGATGAAGACCCCGTTCCTAAGGAAGAATCTATTCCTAGTGCAGAAcccattccaattgaagctatTAATTCACCCAGTCTATGTGAAACTATACAAGATCAAGAGTCAGAACCTGAAAAGCAAGTAAGTGAAGAGTCAAAAATTACTGATGAAAGTGACATTAATAAAGTTGAAAGTGAACAAAATGTAGATGAAAGTGATAAAGATGAATTAAAAG aaatagtcAAAGAAATATCTGAAAAAGATTTAGAGGCTGCTGGTCCAAGTACAGAAGACACTAATCAAGATATAGACGAGACTAATCAAGATTCACTAACAGAAGTGTCTGAAACCAGCCAAGATAAGGTCCAGAAACCACAATTTGAAACCGCACCAAATGTTTCCATAGATGACTCACAGGATGACCATACAGAG GCACTAGATCCCTTTGATGCCTTGTTAAAGGACACCAATGACCCTCCAGCTGAAACAAGTACACAAACTGTTGATGCATCTTTAAacattgatgatgatgatgatcaCAATGTTGATAATCACATTGAGAGTGTTGATGGTGAAGATGATCACCAACCAG ATGATTCGGATCATGCTGAACCAGGTGCGGATGAAGAGGTATGCTTGCTGCCCGACACTGAGAGAGAAATCTCTGAAGCAGACAAACAGGAGGCAGAAAAGGCATTGGCAGAGAAGCGTAGGCAGGCTGAAG CGGAAGCAATGGCCACTCACCCCAAACAAGAAAGCGGTCCTGAAACGTGTGAAGATACCTCGCAGAACAATGATACAACAGaaacagcagaagctacagtTGATGGAAATGAAATTGCTGCAG aaaaagaaaatgaCGAACAAGACGGCAACTCAGATGGTCAAGCTCTGACAGTTCAAGAAGTATCTTGTTCAGTGAACACCACCTGTAGTGTATGTGATGAACAGCACATGTGCAGTTATCTAGCGATAGTTGATGATAAACAACAATATTTCTGCTCGAAATCCTGTGTACGAACTTTTCAACAATCGTTTAACGAAGCTACCGTATGCATATTGCAGGACAAATTTCTCATAGATGAAATAGTCCCTAAAGAATACACTTGCTCAGAATGTGAAGAACAAAAAATTTGCTATTTCTACTACAAGTATGAAGGGGAGGATACATACTACTGCTCCTTGAAATGCCTCCACAGTATGATGGCTGATGaagtagaaaaatattcttttaagaGACAGAAAATATTCTTGGATGAGAAAAAAACCGAGAATGTCGAATGCATAAATTGTCAAAGTGTTGGAACTTGCGAGTATTCGGCGACTCGGTATGGGGAAGCGATGTATTTATGTTCGTCACAATGCCTCAAGAACTTTAACAAACTAGAGAATGGACGATATTCCGTCAGTAAAACGGCACCAGTCACACGCACGAACCCCCCACtgttaaagttaaaagttaTCAGTAATGCAACGGACAAATATTTAGGTGAGGCATACAAAATACAGGCCAAAACTCCGGCTTCGTTACAGACCGCTAGAGAAGAGAGAGATAGAACATTCCTCAGAATATGCaggaattgttttaaaatactaaacgACAAAATGTTGACTTGGGAAACGATGGACTTCTGTAATAAAGTGTGTTTAGGTcgatatcaaaataaaatcggCTCGAAATGTGCGTATTGTAAAAGTTCGGTTCCTCCCACGAGTTTAGGAAAGTATTGTGTTAGGTTTGGTTATGATATACGTCAGTTTTGTAATTCACGATGCTTGGAGGAGTTCAAAAAAGGTTTAAAGATATGTTGTTACTGTCAGCGAGATATATCAGTGGGGCATGAAGGTTTTCTGGCTCCCGTGGGAGATAAGGGGCAATTTAAGGATTTTTGCAGTCAGCATTGTATGGAAAAGTTTGATCAGATGAGTAAAAATGTGTCGCCTCAACCGGTTTGGGCTAAATGTGCTGTATGTTCGTTGGAAAAGGCGACCACAATTGAAGTTGAAGATACGAATAGTGCCTGTCAAAGATTGTGCTCTGATCCCTGTTTTGCAGCCTTCAAGTTTGTCAATAATTTCCTAccag atCAGTGCCGCTGGTGTAAAAAGTACTTTGAGAGAAatgtaaataagaaatatttcacGATATATGATGACAGTACACCCATCCCTTTCTGTTCGAAGTCTTGTATCAACATATATATCAGTAATTCCCGACATATAGTACCATGCAATTGGTGTAAAgtgaagaaatataattttgacatGATCCAATGGTCACACGACAACCAAACAATTATGATGTGCTCACTCAGCTGTTTGAATTTGTATGAGGTGTCTGTTAATGCGGTGTCTTCAAGGag GAAAAAGTGTGATATGTGTAAACGTGTTGCGCTAGCGCAGTATCACTTGACAATGTCCGATGCTACTGTTCGGAATTTCTGTACATACCAATGTGTTTTAAGTTTTCAG agTCAATATAAAGAGGCTGTACCAATGATCAGTGAACATGGTGATGCACAAGCTGTCCCCACTGGTACACCGAGGCGGTCTTATACTACTAAAGTTACTG CGCAAACGAAAGCCCAAACCCGTTCGACATCGGGCATGCCCGTAATTTCGAACGTACAATCTTTGGCCACCCCCCCTCTCATTCCCACCCCCACTAGGGCGAAATCAAAACGTCTCCAACAAATACAGGCGCCAGAGCCGGAACCACCTACCATTCCTGAAACACCACCTCCGCCCCCCAAACCTCCAACTCCACCCCCTCCGCCGCCCCCCAAAATATTCAACCATGTAATTGTTAAAACGTTGCCCCCCCACGAAGTAGCCAATAAAGGTACAATGGCAAAACCTATGATGGTTTCAAAGGGTATTTCCTGCCGCCCTCATCCCTGTACTAAAGAATGTCAAACAGATTCTAGTCTAGAACGAAAAGTGCTCATTCCAGTCCCTGTCCCAATATACGTCCCAGTTCCATGTGCTATGTGGTCTTTACCATTCCCTGTCCCAGTACCTATTCCTCTACCGATACCCACTCCGGTGTTTATACCAACAACGAGGAATTCGGCTAAGGGTATCATGAAAGAGATCAATAAGATTCACGATAAAATGCCGACTGATCCGTTTGAGGCCGAAATACTGATGATGGCGGAAATGGTGGCTGGTGATAAGAAGAAGGATCAGAGTGATTCTGATACAGATGAGGAAAACG AAGGTTTTAGTCCAGTGGCTGGTATAGATGGGAACAACGCGTTCGGTGAAGACATGCTTCAAATGGCTTTAAAAATGGCGACGGAGTATGAAGAACAACCCGTTGATCTAGAGTCCGCTATGACAGCTAATACTATCACACCGAGCTCACATCCCGGCATGCCAG GCTTGGAAGGCGAAGGAATGCACCACCATCACATGATGGTGTTGGAACAGCAGCGAGCCGTGGCAGCCCTTAGGGCATCGCAGCCGGCCCGCAAGCGAGCCCCGCCGGCCCCACCTCCGCGGCCTTCGCGCTCCTCCAAGCGGAGGAGGGAACCTGCCCCACCAGCGCCAGAGCCCCCGAGGGAACCCGTGGAGAAGCCCGACGCTAATATGTGTCTTAag tacaCATTTGGCGTGAACGCGTGGAAACAATGGGTGATGACAAAGAACGCTGAAATCGAGAAAAGTTCTATTAGAAGAAAACCTTTTAAGTCTGAAATACTTCAACTGACGGCTGATGAACTTAACTATTCGTTGTGTCTGTTCGTCAAGGAAGTCCGGAAACCCAATGGCAGCGAGTACGCACCTGacactatatattatttggttTTAG gtattcaacaatatttgtttgaaaacGGTAGGATAGACAATATATTCACGGACCCATATTATGAAAAGTTTACCGATTGCTTGGACGAAGTAGCGAGGAAgttttctgttttatataatgattcAC agTACATAGTAACACGAGTAGAGGAGGAACATCTCTGGGAGAGCAAACAGTTGGGAGCGCATTCACCGCACGTTTTACTCTCAACGCTTATGTTCTTCAatactaaacattttaatttagtg